In Homalodisca vitripennis isolate AUS2020 unplaced genomic scaffold, UT_GWSS_2.1 ScUCBcl_30;HRSCAF=681, whole genome shotgun sequence, the following proteins share a genomic window:
- the LOC124370197 gene encoding piggyBac transposable element-derived protein 4-like — protein sequence MSSEPDPQHEIEENIGSSVDDTDEDPDFLPSESDHDSSDDEGEATMEIETNDMNGGDSGENDGEVMMDEWTEFKGRQQEFLFTSTSEYHLNMANDAKPVDYYLAFITDDIIQMMVVETNRNASKVLRETRLNRSSRLNKWAPTDDVEMWKIIGILIWMGLSNHPRITDYWSGNILYKNTVASQVMSRNRFQLMLRFWHFNDHAAEERDGRIAKILPLISKMNDIFLNKKSAGQDLVIDESMIPFRGRLSFRQYIPNKAHKYGLKIFKLCDQQGYTYCIKVYMGKGTIQNENNELVSTSVVMELMEHNLDKGHILYVDNYYTSVQLAKNLLARRTHLVGTVRANRKGLPADVMKAQIKKGEMKALENEDGIVVTKWKDKREVRMLSTKHEVEYVLTGKIDKKGNDIFKPLVIVEYNKGKMGIDVSDQLSSYSTGVRKSRRWYHKAAEEIVLGTAVVNSWLAYTNAVKARPTAGGHQKKHCMSITTFKENLAVSLMGLDNNTITPVKGTGHHYLTISQNFTGEGKGRHRVRRYCKMCYKKAVQVSGRDVAKKLGKVNTFCEQCPEKPYLCKDCFREVHK from the coding sequence ATGTCCAGTGAACCAGACCCTCAACATGAAATTGAGGAAAACATAGGTTCAAGTGTTGACGACACGGATGAAGATCCGGACTTTTTGCCAAGTGAATCAGATCATGACAGTAGTGATGATGAAGGCGAGGCTACAATGGAAATAGAGACAAATGATATGAACGGTGGCGATTCTGGTGAAAATGACGGAGAAGTGATGATGGATGAATGGACTGAATTTAAAGGTAGGCAACAAGAATTTCTTTTCACTTCTACTTCTGAGTACCATTTAAATATGGCCAATGATGCTAAACCTGTAGACTATTACTTAGCTTTCATTACTGACGACATTATACAAATGATGGTCGTAGAGACTAATAGAAATGCCAGTAAAGTATTGCGAGAAACGAGGTTGAACCGAAGTAGTAGACTTAATAAATGGGCTCCCACAGATGATGTAGAAATGTGGAAGATTATTGGTATCCTCATATGGATGGGCTTGTCTAATCATCCCCGCATAACAGACTACTGGTCTGGCAACATTTTGTATAAGAATACTGTTGCTTCTCAAGTTATGAGCCGAAACCGTTTCCAGCTAATGCTACGCTTTTGGCATTTTAACGATCATGCTGCTGAGGAACGTGATGGGCGTATCGCAAAGATTTTGCCCCTAATTTCTAAGATGAACGACATTTTTTTGAACAAGAAATCTGCTGGCCAAGATCTCGTAATAGACGAGAGCATGATTCCCTTTAGGGGCAGACTGTCATTTCGACAGTACATACCCAACAAGGCCCACAAATATGGCCTAAAGATTTTCAAACTTTGTGACCAGCAAGGGTATACCTATTGTATAAAAGTTTACATGGGTAAAGGGACCATCcagaatgaaaataatgaattagtttCAACCTCAGTGGTCATGGAACTCATGGAACATAACTTGGATAAGGGACACATCTTATATGTAGATAATTACTACACATCAGTGCAACTTGCCAAAAATCTTTTAGCTAGAAGAACCCACCTTGTTGGTACTGTGAGAGCAAACAGGAAAGGTCTCCCTGCCGATGTTATGAAggcacaaataaaaaaaggagaAATGAAAGCCCTTGAAAATGAAGATGGTATTGTAGTTACCAAATGGAAGGACAAGAGAGAAGTGCGAATGTTGTCCACCAAACATGAAGTAGAGTACGTTCTCACaggaaaaatagacaaaaaaggcAATGACATTTTTAAGCCATTAGTGATAGTTGAGTACAACAAGGGAAAGATGGGCATCGATGTGTCTGACCAACTCTCATCTTATAGCACTGGTGTTCGAAAGTCAAGAAGATGGTACCATAAAGCAGCAGAAGAAATAGTTCTTGGAACCGCTGTTGTAAACTCTTGGCTGGCCTACACTAATGCTGTGAAAGCAAGACCTACAGCAGGCGGACATCAGAAAAAGCACTGCATgtcaattacaacttttaaagaaaatctgGCTGTTTCACTTATGGGTCTAGATAATAACACTATTACTCCTGTAAAAGGTACAGGGCACCATTATCTGACTATATCTCAAAACTTTACTGGAGAGGGAAAGGGTAGACACAGGGTCAGAAGGTACTgcaaaatgtgttacaaaaaagcTGTACAAGTAAGTGGACGTGATGTGGCCAAGAAACTGGGCAAAGTGAACACATTTTGTGAGCAGTGTCCTGAGAAGCCATACTTATGTAAAGACTGTTTTCGTGAAGTtcacaaataa